The following proteins are encoded in a genomic region of Chloroflexota bacterium:
- a CDS encoding ATP-dependent Clp protease proteolytic subunit, with the protein MADPRSIIDPRHSATNYVPMVIEQTNRGERSYDIYSLLLKERIIFLGTPVSDHISNLIVAQLLYLAREDPDRDISMYINSPGGSVTAGMAIYDTMQLIPSDVSTTCVGLAASMGSLLLAAGAKGKRHVLPNARVMIHQGSAGFQGTAADIEVQAREILRIQKRMEEIYSFHTGRTTELIRQDLSRDFWMGAQETVEYGIADSVVGRPAEGEGLTDTPPSTNGSSVV; encoded by the coding sequence ATGGCAGACCCGCGCTCAATCATCGATCCGCGCCACTCGGCGACCAACTACGTCCCGATGGTCATCGAGCAGACGAACCGTGGTGAGCGGTCCTACGATATCTACTCGCTGCTGCTCAAAGAGCGCATCATCTTCCTCGGGACGCCTGTCTCCGATCACATCTCCAACCTGATCGTCGCGCAGCTGCTGTACCTCGCCCGCGAGGATCCAGATCGCGACATCTCGATGTACATCAACTCGCCCGGCGGCTCGGTGACGGCCGGCATGGCGATCTACGACACGATGCAGCTGATCCCCAGTGACGTCTCGACGACCTGCGTCGGCCTGGCGGCGTCGATGGGCTCGCTGTTGCTGGCGGCCGGTGCGAAGGGCAAGCGCCACGTCCTGCCGAATGCCCGCGTGATGATCCACCAGGGCTCGGCCGGCTTCCAGGGAACCGCCGCTGACATCGAGGTGCAGGCCCGCGAGATCCTCCGCATCCAGAAGCGGATGGAGGAGATCTACTCGTTCCACACCGGCCGCACCACCGAGCTGATCCGGCAGGATCTCTCACGCGACTTCTGGATGGGCGCGCAGGAGACGGTCGAGTACGGCATCGCAGACTCGGTGGTCGGGCGCCCGGCCGAGGGCGAGGG